AGTGCCAAGATTCCCCACATTGTAGTTTGTCAATTTTCATCTGTTGTATGCATCAAGCAATAAAATTTGaaaagtactcccttcgttccataaagattggcacggttttgaactagaactagttcaaaaccgtgccaaCCTTAAtggcacggagggagtagcaaatttTTGAACTGATCTTGCAGGTAGGAAATTTTTGATGAATCTTACAGTGACAAAAAGGGAAGCATGGATGATGAGCATATACAGACAACTGAGATTAACCTTCCCATGAAAGAGTTAAACCACAAATCAACCCACAGATATGCCATTTACCTAGCTCAGGTCTAGCAATTGCTGCTTCAGGATATAACTCCACCTAAACTTCTGTTGTACCATTCAAAATATGTAGCCAGCACAGTCATATTGTCCAACCGGCACCAATGACACAGGAAAATCATTATGAGCTTGATAAATTAAAATTTTGTCAAAGTAGCTGGTTTTGAAGAAACCGAGCTAGAGAAAATTCCACATTGTGGAGATATAGCACTAGCAAGCCAGAGAAAGACAGATACATCCCAAATATAAAAACTCACAGGAGGGGACAACCAAATTACAGATACATCATAGAAATCAAAACTCACCGGAGGGGACAACCAAATTCAGATAAAATCCGAGAATTCAAGATTGTTCACTGACTCATAGAGTAGAGACCATATACTCTACAATCGACAAACATTTGTACACGGCCCAAATACCAAAGTGGCAAATTGACAACAAAATATAGAACATGTCATCAGCGGACACCCAACTTTCAGGCAAAATTAGAGGAAGGCATGCCATGTATCTTAGAATCCTAACATCAGTTAAGAACCCATAACAGATAGCACACTCGACACAAGCAAACCATACCAGGTAACAGCAAAATGACATAACACAACCAACAGAAGCTAACCATGCCATGTATCATCAAAATCACATCTGCCCAGCATCCCTTAGCACTTGGATACACGGAAGTGCTCCATCTCTAGAGTTTACCTTTTGCTGAAGGGTTCCATGATGTCAGCAATCAACAGGCAAAGCACACAGATATGAATCAAACAACTAAAAAACACAAGCAGTCAGAAAGGCAAACCAATAATGAATCAAAACGCAAATACATCCTTGCCAATTAGTCATGTTATAAGATGGATAGCCTTACCATCCCGCCCTGGCTTACCGTCGTCTCCGGCATACCCCAGGTGAAATTGGCTGTTGAACTACATGGCTTAAGGCTTGCCCGGGCTAAAACAAGTTCCTGGGCTTGCGAGTTGCGACTCTGTTAACCTGACCAGTGATCATCACATCGAGTAAACGAAACCAACACATACCACATGGTTGGTCCTCTAAATAGATTTCATCTGCATCAATAATCTGACAATCATATATTACTGAGGTGCATACCACAATTTTCAAGGTAAACCCAAATTTAGCATCCATAATGTGACAATCAGACATCACTGGAGATGCATACCGCAATTTACTGGATAATTGATACGGTCAACATATATCAACCAGCTTAAGTATCAAATTCGATTGGAAAGTATTACCAGTCATATTCATGGATATGCAACAAACATGAACAGAACCTACTGAAGAGAACAAGCTACACAACCGATTACACAGCTGCTTAAGCAGTTATTCTGGATTTCTCAATACACGCACACTGCTTAGGAAACGGCTCAATTACATGTCGGAAGACGAAGGGGTCTTGGAGCCGATGCCGTACTTCTCCTGGAGCCTGGTGATCTCGTCCTCCTTCTGCTTGATGTTGGTCTTCTTGCCCATCTTGGTGGGCTGGTAGTAGAGCACGATGAGGTAGCGGTTGGCGACGTTGAAGCCCGAGAGGTGGTCGACGGCGTTCTTGGCGTCGTAGATGTCCTCGTAGACCACGTAGGCGGTGCCTCGCGTGTCCTTGCCGTTGCCCAACCGGATCTGCCGGATGGCGCCGTACTTGCCGAAGATGTCGTACATCTCCTCGCTCGAGATGTTGAACGGCAGGTTCCGCACGAACAGTGCCCGGTTCACCTCCGGGGGCAGCCGCGCGTTCCCCTTCCGCAGActagccgccgccatcgccgggaTTTCGTCTAGGGTTTCGGGGCTTGGTGTTCCGACGAATCGAATTGGGAGTCGTTTGCTTCCTTCTAACCGTAGCCCCCTCACGAAAGTCCGATGGGCACGCGCGGCGTGGTCGGGCTCGAATCGGCCCATTCGGGCTGTTTCGGCTCGCTCGGCcttaagaaaaaacaattaaaaatgaaaaaaatatataaaaaatcgAGACAAAGTGGAGTAGAGGGCAAATGTCACATGGGGTAAATAGTGAGCTCTGTTAAGCCTGACTCATTAAATACTTCTAGGTAAACTCTCCTTTGAAATATGGCCTCGTATAAGGAAGAATACAAGCTAGgtcacaaagaaaaaaaagaaagaaaattgtaaaataataataaagtTACAAAGATTATAACTATTCTTGTTCAGTCTCGTATAGATAAGCATCGCTAGTGTGTTGAGCTCTGAGTTTGGTACCTCCGTATTCTTCACAGTCATCCATGTGCTCAGGTAAGATACGCGTTCTCTCTTCAAGTATTCTTCCAGGTAGACTGAAAGCATAATCTTGTGATGTTGTGGTCAACAAATCCTAGTCAGACTGACTTTGCTGCGGATTCCATCGCATCGGACGCAGAGGCATTCATTTTCTCACAATCATCTGACTCCGCACCCTTGATTTGCTATGGGATATGACCTAAAAAAAGGCATTTACCTCTGGGTGCCATGCTTCCTTCAaagagcttcttcttcctccccccccccccccccccccgaagATGGGCATAATCatattcatttcattttctgGTGAGCTCTTTGCCTATCGACTACGCTTCCAAATATCTTTCTTATGATAATAATCAAGAAGGTAGCGTACTCACTCTTATAGTATAAGCTTGTACAAGTAAGCCGGTATTAAACTACTCTTATTAAGCAAGCCGGTAAAGACCTAATCTTAGGCAGAAAAGCTGGCAAAGACCTACTCTTAGGCATCCATAGTAGGTATTgtcaatttcttcttcttttttctaataTCCTCAACCACATGGCCAGAGAAGGGAAGTAAGGAAGAGTATAAGTCAAGTATTCTTCCAGCTAGACTGAAAGCAGAATCTGGTGATGTTGTTGAGCAGGTGTTGTAAACACATCTGATGCTAATATGGAAAGCACTGAATGTGTAAGTTTGTGGTCATGTATGTCACTACTTCAATATGTTGAATTCATCCTTGGTTTCCTCAAATCTTACAATTGGGACCTCATGTAAGTCTCCAACTCCTCGTCTCCTCAACTTGAATGTATGTCGACCACTGATGATGACGAGCTCGAGGAAGAGCTGGCCGAGAATATCTTGCCccatgttgttttctttcctaCAACTGGTTGTAATGCACTCCGATGCTATCGAACTTTGACATACTTTTGATTGTACCAATTGATGAGTAAGTGGTTGCACTAGTGGAACCGATGGAATGGGAAGGAGGAGGCATCTCTTGTGTTTGTGGAATATCGGGATGAGTGGGAGTGAATTGGTAGCCGACGATATATATCCTCAAATCCCCTGAAAAGGAATTGGTTATTTGGATTACCTCATCTGGGGATACTAGTTGTACTTGCCCGTGCCAGGATCCATGCCGTACTGTGCCATATAGTTGTTCCTGTAAATAGATTTCATCTACATAAAAAATCGGACAATCATGTATCACCAAAGGTGCATACTACTATTTTCAAGGTAAAACCCAAATTTAGTATCCATGATCTTGCAATCAAATATCGCTGCAGATGCATACCACAATTTACTGGATCAGTGATACCGCCAAAATACATCAACCTATTTAAGTATCCACCGCGAACACAACCTACTGAAGATAAAAAACTACACAACTAACTAAGTAATAATTCTGGATTTTCCCAGTACAGAGCACTCTGCTTAGGAAACGACTCAGTTAGTAAGTTACATGTCGGCGGACGAAGGGGTCTTGGAGCCGATGCCGTAAGTCTCCCGGAGCCTGGCGATCTCGTCCTTCTTCTGCTTGATGTTTGTCTTCTTGGACTGCTTGGCGGGCTGGTGGTAGATCACGATGAGGTAGCGGTTGGCAACGTTGAAGCCCGTGAGGTGGTCGAGGACGTTCTTGGCGTCGTAGATGTCCTCGTAGACCACGTAGGCGGGGCGCGCGTGTCCTTACCGTTCCCCAGCCGGATCTGCCGGATGGCGCCGTACTTGCCGAAGATGTCGTACATCTCCTCGCTCGAGATGTTGAACGGCAGGTTCCGCACGAACAACGCCCTGTTCACCTCCGGGGGCAGCCGCGCGTTCCCCTTCCGCAGActtgccgccgccatcgccaggATTTCGCCTTAGGTTTCGGGGCTTTGGTGTTCCGATGAATCGATTTGGGTGTCGTCTGCTTTGGCTTCCTTCGTAAAATCGTAACCGGTAGCCCCGCCTCCGGCCTCTATTTATTGGAGGCTAGTCCGATACCGACTTAGCATATGCAacctgacatgcgggcccaGATCCTGTAGCTGGACCTACCTGTCAGTGTGACGGTTTGAACCCATGGTCCAGGAAGCTCGAACCTTCGAGCACGAATCTTAGCGCATTATTCTCACCTCTGCCTTTCTAGCAAGCTCGACTGCGCGCCGCCGGAGTCCCTTCGTCTCTTCCGGCCAGCTCCCGGACCTTCGAGAAGCTTCCACTGCAACGCGAGCACCGACGGGCCATGGCGTCCGCCATCTCCGCGGGACCCACGCCGCCGTCAGCGACGGCGTCGTCGGTGGAGTGGCACCAGCGGCCGCCGAACCCGAAGAACCCGGTGGTGTTCTTCGACGTGACCATTGGGTCCATCCCGGCCGGCCGCATCAAGATGGAGCTCTTCGCCGACATCGTTCCCAAGACCGCCGAGAACTTCAGGTACTGGACTGGGCACTCGCCTTAAACCCTAGGTTCCGCTTaactgcttctgcttctgctgccgTGTTTGATTTCTGACGGATCTCTGCTTCGTTTGTTTTGTTGGTCTCAGGCAGTTGTGCACTGGCGAGTACAGGTGGGGATACCCCGACGATTGGTTATTGCGATGGCTATGCTTATTTCTGAGGCTAATTCTGCAACTCCGAATTCCTTTTCCACTTGGAACAGTTAGCTTCCTTGTACGAGTTTGTTGTAGTGTTACTTAAGCTTGTGTTAGTGTTTGTCACGGTTAGTTTTGTTAAATTGACTGAGAGGTTAGTTGGTGTGTGCAAACGAATAGAATGAAGGAAGAATGGCTAATCTGACATGTACTTTGCTTCTGCCGTTTGTCATGACTGGTGAGCAAATTTAGCTTGTAGAGTGCAATGATTTTTGTGAAGCATTATTTGAGTGTTTTGTGATGCTTGCTCCTTGGTTTGACTCTTTTGGTGTTCTGAAAATTTTGGGGCAAACGAAAGGATGTGGGTTTGGATATGTAGGATAATGTGTGGAATGGTGAGGTGGATATATAACACTGCTTTGGATGGACTGATTTTTCCCTTTGCGCAGTAGCACTTCATGTTTATTTTAATATTTAATTATGAGATGGATAGTCCTAACATAGGTGGTGCAGGTGGTATAAGCAATTCattgaatattttttgttttgggtAAATTGTTAGAGTTCTTTAACGGCGAGTTATTTGATTTAGTCAGGAGGCCATGTAAATGAAACATAATTGTTGCACTAGTAGTTCAGTCATATGGTGTTTTGATATGCTAAGTTGTGTCATGCTGGTTGCAGGAAAACACAGCAGCCACAGGGATACAAGGGTTGTCAGTTCCATCGAGTTATCAAAGATTTCATGATACAGGGAGGTGATTTCTTGAAGGTTTGTGTGCCACACTTATTGCTCCAGGCATCAACAATATAAATTGACATACGGTAGACCTAGAGCCAAAATGACCCTGTGTCCATGTACAAGGCACACATATTGTTTACTTAAATTTAGGGGTGTCacatagtatatatatatagcttaAATGTTTCAAAGAAAATGATTTTTACCATGTGTCCTGTGAACCACGCTGGCTCTACATGGGTACGCCCCTTTTGGCTATTGTTATTCTAGAACTTAGGGTTTGGACTTTGTCATGTACGTACATTGATAAACAAAACTTGAGCTATTTGATGCTTTGACATAGTGCTGCATCTTGCTTTAAGCCTCTATGGAGATTTAGTTTTGAGTGGCCAGCTGTTTTCAGTAATCTTGGTGCCAGGACTGATGTAGGGTTTGTTTGTTACAAACTAAAGTTCACTATTCTTTGTCCTTTAGGGTGATGGTAGTGGATGCATATCAATCTACGGTaccaaatttgatgatgaaAATTTCATTGCAAAGCATACTGGACCAGGCCTGCTCTCCATGGTATTCCATCTCTCATTTGATTATTAACTGAAATTGAAATGTTGTCAGGATATGTTGCTTTTCTAATGCAATGTTAGTTCGTAAAAGACGTACTGCTTGGGCTTAATGTCTTGGTTGTATTTGCATAAATTTTCCTTGCTTTCCTAAAATGTACAGCAGTTAATGTTCTCTCGGTTCTCTTATGTTAAGCCTTCTGTGTATGACTTTTGGTCATTGGGGCAGCAGAGGAAATATGCAAATAAGCAAGCCTGTTGTGTGATGGTAACCTTTAAATGGTGTATGCAATTATGAATAGATTGTGTATAATATAAAGTGAATGGTCTAAACATTGGTATTTGTTCCATACTCTATTTGTAACATGTTATTCTTGCTATAATTTTCAGCATATGCAATACGCTAGGTTAAGTTAGGTTAGTTTAGTTCTACATCTTATCAGGGTGAGGTATCTCATGATAATGCATTATTTATAGGCAGGGTGAATGCTGACTTACTTGGTTCTGttcggattttcttttcatcagATGGTGCTTTATTACTATTCATTCATGGCACCCTTTTTTCTCATATGGTTTGGGTGGCACTTAAGGATTTTTTTATCTACTTTAGGCTTATTGTTTATTCTTTACAACTTTATAATGCTTCTGCTTCTGTATGACTGACTGCTTGcttttttccatttctctCCATGTTTGATGTTTATTCTTATAACTCTATAATGCTTCTGCTTCTGTATGACTAACTACTTGcttttttccatttctctCCATGTGTTTCACCTTTTTCTTCAGGCAAACAGTGGAGCAAACTCTAATGGATCTCAGGTACTTTCGTCTTTGCAAGAATTACTTATTTGTCTTTCTGTATGACTGCACATGTGGCCTGTAACCAGTTTGTTGCGATCTTATTAAGAATTGTGATATTGTTCTGGAGATGTATTTTCTGAGAGAGTACCTCCATGTCCCTGTCTATTGTCTAATATTCCAACCTCAGTTAGTTAGTTAGTCAGAATATTACTGTATAAAATCTTATTTTCTACCACGTGACTGCAGTTCTTTTTAACCTGTGCAAAGTGTGAATGGCTGGACAACAAGCATGTGGTTTTCGGGGTAAGACCATCAGATTCCCAACTTTGATATTCTATTCTTTGCTACCAACTTTTTAAATTGTGTGTATCATTGCTCAGTTTCTTTGATTTATGATTTATTATGAAAATGCCTGCTTAAAAAGGTTACTTAGGGAGTTAGGGGATAGAGCCGGAGTTGAATTAACGCTTTTTCTCGCCATTGCAGAGGGTGCTAGGGGACGGTCTGCTCGTCCTGCGGAAGATTGAAAACGTAGCAACTGGACCAAACAACCGACCGAAGCTTGCTTGCGTCATAAGCGAGTGTGGCGAGATGTAGCACGCTCCTTGACAACGCTGACGCTGATGCAGGCCTTGCCGCATTGATGTAAAATGTTGCAGGAAACAGCATTGATCCTGTAGTAAGCATGCCAAGTGTGGTAGTCTCTACAAATTCGAATTATCTTTCTGGATCAGTCTGCCACACATAGCTGCGGAATAATATTCAGACAGTGGACTTGTGTCCATGTTCAGGGTATTTGACATCATATGCTTCGCACGTTTGTTCTGGTATTTGGTTTCACCGCTGTTCATCTGAAGAACAAACTGCTACGTTTCTGTATGCACTCTCGGCAGTAAAGTTAGAAACAAAAGCGGTAGAGCCTATTTTTTGGTCGATTCTTTGCGATGTTTGGCTACGATAACTGAGTAAACTGtagaaagaaaaggcaaattacttggaaaaaaaaagatgtactAGTGAAAAGCTATATAAAAAAGTAAGAGTTGCATCATTAGGTCCTTATAATTAAGTCCGTCTCAGTGTCTGCATAATGCAAGTGGTCTGCCACGAACATCCCACGTTATTAAGGAATCCAGGAGAACTAAGATATCATCGGACGACCGAGTAAAAAATAACTTAAAAATCTTCGGATCACGTTTTGAAAATATACACGAAGACACGGATTCGCCGAGTCGGCTGCTCTCGGCACTACGTGTGTTCCATAAGTCGAACAGCCCAGAGAACTGAAGTGCATGCCGTCACGTCGGCCTCCATTCCTTCCGCCCCAAGCTTAACTCTGCAAGATCGAACTCCTCGTGTGATCTCtccccatcttcttctcccccacgCGCTTTGCAaaccaaaaggaaaaccatGCCGCGCACGACGCCGTCGAGCCCGCTGTCCCGCGCGACCCCGCCGCGCTCCCCCACGGCCGCCAGCCGCCTGGCCGTGGCCCCGGCGTCCCCGTCCACCCCGCAGTGCGCCATCCCGGCCTCCCCGCGCACGCCCGTGGCGTccacgccgccggccccggccccggcaACGCCCCGCACGCCGCGTCCGGAGATCACGCTCCGGGAGCCCGCGCAGCCGCAGAAGcgctcggcgcccgccgccgtccgcagGCCGTCGTCGCGCGCGCTCCGCAAGATccgctccctcctccggtcCCTCCCCATCATCGCCCCCGCCGCGTGCCGCCCGGCTTCCGCGCTCCCGCGGCGccacaacaacagcaacaacaagcCGCAACAACAGCAAGCGCGCGTGACCGGCACGTTCTACGGCCaccggcgcgcgcgcgtggcgCTGGCCGTGCAGGAGCGGCCCGGCAGCCTGCCGACCCTGGTGCTCGAGCTCGGCATCCCCACGGGGAAGCTCATGCACGAGATCTCCTCCGGCGGGCACGTGCGCATCGCCCTCGAGTGCGAGAAGAAGTCCGAGGGGGGCGGGGGCGTGGTGAGGCTGATGGAGGAGGCGATGTGGACGGCGTACGTGAACGGGCGGCGGGTGGGGTACGCGGTGAGGCGGGaggcgacgggcggcgacctggCCGTGATGCAGCTGCTCAGCACGGTgtcggccggcgccggcgtgctgCCCGGGGATGTGGTGGACGAtgaggagccgccgccgcagggggAGAATAACGCggacgcgggcgcgggcggcggcgaggtggcgTACATGCGCGCCGGGTTCGAGAGGGTGACCGGGAGCAAGGACTCGGAGTCGCTCTACATGGTCAGCCCCGACGGGGACGCCGGCGGTGCCGCTGGCGGGGGCACCGAGCTCAGCATCTTCTTCGTCAGGGTATAAAGTTCGACATACCGCGCGCGCATTGCCGGGCCGGCGGCGTGAGACGGGGCGCTAATTTCTCTTATAAATTGTTGCTGTAACAAGTGTGTGTGGCATTGCATTTGTGTTTGCGTTTAATTTCAATTTTCAAGGTTTGCACATAGGAACCAACGGTGAACGGCATGTCCATATAACGAGCTTTTTTGACATCCAAATTCCATCTTGATGTTCTTCCTCTTATTTTCCAATGTAACAgattttctagaaaaaaaatgttataaAATTACATCCAGAAGGTATATAGCCACTAGTTTTCGAATACGATCGCATTAATCCCACGGTAAACTCCTTAATTAGGGCTAGTTTGGTAGCGGAGGAAGAAAAATCCAGGGTTCAAGACCCAAGACGGGGAATTTAGGGAGCACAGGGGATCCCCTAGGAGAAACTTCAAGTCGGGGGAAACTGCCCCTGCCCCATTTGGTAACAAGAGGCTACACCGGAAGGATCGCTCTCGCCGGAGGGAGGCCTCGGGGTCGTCCACGGTCGCTGCAAGGAGGCATCGGGGTCGCTCGCGGGGgccggaggaagacgaggggTTGCGCGCGGGGGCcggagggaggcggaggctcTCTCGCGGTCGCCggagggaggcgccggcggcgctcgCGGTCGCCAAGGACGGCTGCGTCGGTCGAGAGGAGCGAGCCAGGGATTTTCTTTCCCGACGTACTGGGTCGTGGAATTTTTCCGCGTGGAAGGGCCGGGAAAAGACAGGGATACCTCCCCCTCGTTGGGCCACCAAACGCGCTCGTGGGCTTCCCTAGATCAAATTGGCCCGCGGTTTTCTCACCGGAAAGGCCTGGGATTCCGGAGGGAAACGCCGTTACCAAATGAGCCCTTATTGATTTCTTTATCATTCACCACCAACTTTTTCCTGATAAAAAGTGAGAAAATTCCACTAAAATCCCCATCTACACATGGCGCCGCCAATCCCCGAAACATCGATCTTCATGCTCCAGTTAGCTCGCTCGGTGATGTCATCGCCATTTGCTCTCGTGTCTCCTTTGGGCAGGTACACCAGCACTGGAGGTCACCAGCATCCCCTTTGCGACACTGTCCGCCTTGGTACTTATCTTGCCTGCATATCGCAATGCAAGCACTGAGGTCGCATCCAGGAACGTAGGGCTCTCGGTACTCCTGACATTGGGTGCCCGCTTCGGTGGTGCCTATGTCAATCATAAATAAGTTATACTGTCTCATATGGTCATGGACTTAATACATCACGATCTGTAATCGATACTGCTAATTCTGTACATACCACTGTAGAAGAGCAATGCTAACACGAACACAGCCGGGAGAACTGCTACAATCTTGCACGCCATGCTAAAAAACTGGAGAATGGATATCTAGAGATGTACCAGAGGGTATGTGGGCtgctctatttatatagggtcGGGGATTAAAATCATGAATTGGAGGTTGATAAGCATTCTGGGCTGGTGTATTTATATGGGGCCCAGCATTAAGATCATGAATCGGAAGTTGATAAGCATTTCTGTCTAATTTTAGCAATCATTAATTGATGAATTAATTCCTACTTCCCAAATTTCAAAACATCCACATATTCGGATGTCGAACTTTTAACGATCAATTTGACCGATCAAATGCGAGTCAAGTGCCACAAAAATTACACCATTAAATTTGCATCCAAACAAAGCTTCCAATGGTGTAATTTTTATGGTGAAAATTTCATATATTAATTTTCTAATTGATGGTCCAAAGTGAGGTTTCAAATTCAAGGATGGATAGAGTGGATGGAAGTATACCTGGCCAGTTTTCTAATTGATGGTGCCATTTTTTGCGGCATTTAATTTGTACTTTGGTACCAACAAGTCATGTGTGGATAGGGTGGATGGAAGTATACCTGGCCATAGCCCGAGACAGGCCTCGTTTCAGCCCATCATCCCAAGCCCTGGGCCGAGACCTGGAAAAATATTCCTTTTTAGCTattaaaatattaaaataatCATTTCCAGGATAAAATATAATTCTGTATACCTATTTTTggaaaaatacttttttttcacCCATCTCGGGCTTTCGGGTGGAAAACTGGACCCCAGGCTTCTTTATGTTTCTCCTCGAAGAAACTCCCTGTAAATATGATCGGTTCCTTTTCAGTGGGACCCACACCAAATAAGGCCGTGAAAACGAAACCATACATGAATTCACATGCAAAGTGTTGTGACGAATCTAGTTTTCCTTGAATTAAGAGAGATGAACCACACCAGTTAATGTGGAAGTGAACAACGATTGAAATCGTGACGAAACTAGTTCGACACAACCAAAAAATAACGTCACAAAATGTTCAGCTGTTATGATGAAATTTGCTATTTACCATTTGAcctttttaacaaaaaaagtCAGAAAACATAGGGTTGGGCACTTCATGTTTTCCCTCGGTATTTTTGGCGTTTACATAAAATTCCTTGTAAAGGAGTGAGATTATGACAAGTCCGATCGtcattgtatttttttcataaatatATTTCTTGCATTGGATCGATCATTTGGTGGCCCTAGCATCCTTGAAGGGTGTTCAACAAGCGATCGACGGGCAGAGGATTTAAGACTTGTGTCATGTATACAGAAGTCATGTGACAACTTGAGAGCATGCACACACATGAAAAATTGAAGAGTGTGGCATAGTTGATCATCGTTTATCATCAGTTTTGTCATTTCAGTGGATTATGGTAATCGCGTTCGTTTATCATCAGTTTTGTCATTTCAGTGGATTATGGTAATCGCGTTCTGTAACCAGTTATTTTGCATGtttaatcattttgataaCTACTTTTGCGTTTCTATGGCTATTTTGCATGTTTAATCATGATATAATTCAGAAACCATGAACAATTGTGGCCTGAGGTTGAATACTATGGATACGTCGAGACTACATGCCTCGGCCGTCATTACAAgtaacatgttttttttatccgAAAATAGTACCTACCAAACGGTTGACAGGTAAGAGCTTGCCTAGTAAGCTCGAATGCAACTACCAGCATCACCCTACGAACAAAACCAACATCGTATGGGAGCAACGAGCACCACTCCCTCCTCCCACCTTAGCAGAATGCCTGATTGAGGATTTGAGGTGCATCGGTGCCTAGCTTGCCGTCATCGGTTCCGTAGTATCTAAAGAGAAAGGAAGACCTCCAAGAAAGATGACCTGACGATGAATGAGGGACCGAGCAAAAGCAAGAacggaaagagagaggaagaagaatggCGAGAGAGTGCCAAGGAAGGCGACGGAGGCGGGAAAGAGACGTGGCACCTTAGGGTGCGTCTGGATCTATGGCAAAGCAAACACTAGCCATGCCAGGCAAGGCTAAGCGTTTGGTTCTGATAAAATATTCTTGCTTTTGATGGCAATTTAGCCAGCAACTGCCACCAAATCCTTGCTCTCGGAGGAGAGCCGATTTGGCTCGCTCACGGCGGCAAGCGAGCGAAAACTGAAAGAAAACAACCGCATCTTGTGATAGTTAAA
This is a stretch of genomic DNA from Brachypodium distachyon strain Bd21 chromosome 1, Brachypodium_distachyon_v3.0, whole genome shotgun sequence. It encodes these proteins:
- the LOC100837460 gene encoding peptidyl-prolyl cis-trans isomerase CYP22 — protein: MASAISAGPTPPSATASSVEWHQRPPNPKNPVVFFDVTIGSIPAGRIKMELFADIVPKTAENFRQLCTGEYRKTQQPQGYKGCQFHRVIKDFMIQGGDFLKGDGSGCISIYGTKFDDENFIAKHTGPGLLSMANSGANSNGSQFFLTCAKCEWLDNKHVVFGRVLGDGLLVLRKIENVATGPNNRPKLACVISECGEM
- the LOC100842900 gene encoding LOW QUALITY PROTEIN: splicing factor 3B subunit 6-like protein (The sequence of the model RefSeq protein was modified relative to this genomic sequence to represent the inferred CDS: inserted 1 base in 1 codon), whose product is MYDIFGKYGAIRQIRLGNGKDTRAXAYVVYEDIYDAKNVLDHLTGFNVANRYLIVIYHQPAKQSKKTNIKQKKDEIARLRETYGDIYDAKNAVDHLSGFNVANRYLIVLYYQPTKMGKKTNIKQKEDEITRLQEKYGIGSKTPSSSDM
- the LOC100843205 gene encoding protein MIZU-KUSSEI 1; translation: MPRTTPSSPLSRATPPRSPTAASRLAVAPASPSTPQCAIPASPRTPVASTPPAPAPATPRTPRPEITLREPAQPQKRSAPAAVRRPSSRALRKIRSLLRSLPIIAPAACRPASALPRRHNNSNNKPQQQQARVTGTFYGHRRARVALAVQERPGSLPTLVLELGIPTGKLMHEISSGGHVRIALECEKKSEGGGGVVRLMEEAMWTAYVNGRRVGYAVRREATGGDLAVMQLLSTVSAGAGVLPGDVVDDEEPPPQGENNADAGAGGGEVAYMRAGFERVTGSKDSESLYMVSPDGDAGGAAGGGTELSIFFVRV